Within Azoarcus sp. DD4, the genomic segment TCGGCATCGGCGTGGATTACGCGCTGTACGTGATGACGGTGACGCTGGCGCGCATGCGCGACGGCATGAGTTTGTCCGAGGCCTACTACAAGGCGCTCACCTTCACCGGCAAGGTGGTGGTGCTGACTGGCGTCACGCTGGGCATCGCGGTGGCGACCTGGGCGTTTTCGCCGATCAAGTTCCAGGCCGACATGGGCATCCTGCTCGCCTTCATGTTCATCTGGAACATGCTCGGCGCGCTGATCCTGCTGCCCGCGCTCGGACATTTCCTGCTGCGCCCCAAGGCCGCCTGACCCACGCGAGGATCAACCCATGTACCAACACATCTTTGTCCCGCTGGACGGTTCCGCCATCTCCGCCGCGCTGACGCGGCAGGCGCTGGATTTCGCCGCCGCGGTCGGCGCCCGTGTCACCTTCTTCCACGCGGTGGCCGACTTCGGCGCCACCGATGCCGGCGCGCTGGAGCGCAGCCTGGACCCGGCCGCCTTCGCCCAGCGCCTGGCCGACGAGGCGCGCGCAGTGCTGGAGCCGGCGGAGCAGGCCGGCGCCGCCGCCGGCATTCCGTGGCGGGCGCTGTGGGCGGTGTCCGACCATCCGCACCAGGCCATCCTGCAGCAGGCGGAAAAGCTCGGCGCCGACCTGATCTTCATTGCCTCGCACGGCCGCAGCGGACTGCAGCGGCTGGTGCTCGGCTCCGAGACCGCGCGGTTGCTGGCGGAAGCCCGGCTGCCGGTGCTGGTTGCCCGCGTTGCGCAGGACTAGCGCGGTGGCCGGCGGAACGGGCGGCCGCGCGGCGCAGGCGTCGCTGTTGCTGGCTGGGTTGACGGCGACCGGCCTGGGCGGCGCCGTGGGTGGCAGCGCGGGCTGGGCGGCGGTTGCGCTCGGCGTCGTCTGCGCGCTGGCGGCGCTGTGGATGGCGTGGAACGCGCACCGGCGGGTGGGCGGGGCGGTGGATGCGATCCGCGCGCTGCTGGAAGACCCGCAGGCGATTGCGGACCCCGCGGCCTCGGTGGCGCGCCTGAACGAACTGCTGGCAGACAAGGTGGGTTACGCCACCCGCATGGGTGGGCTGGCGCGAGAACTCGCCGCCTTCAGCGGCAGCCAGGTGTCGACCTTCACCGAGGTGGTGGACGCCACCGACCGCCAGGCCGCGCTGGCGCGCGAGGCGGTCGGCAGCGTGGTGGCGATGGCGGGCGCGGCCGACGACGTGGCGGCGGGCGCGGCGCATCTGGTGGGCCTCGCCACCCAGGTCAGCAGCCATGCGGCCAATGGCGGCGAGCGGGTGGCGCGGGTGGCCGCCGGGGTGAAGGAACTCGCCGAGGTGGTCGCCGGTGTCGGCCGCGAGTTCGACGGCCTGCGCGGCCAGGTGGCGCGCATCGGCGAGATCGTCCGCATCATCCAGGAGATCGCCGGGCAGACCAATCTGCTGGCGCTCAATGCCGCCATCGAGGCGGCCCGCGCCGGCGAGCAGGGTCGCGGCTTCGCGGTGGTGGCGGACGAGGTGCGCAAGCTCGCCGAACGCACCGCGACGGCGACCGTCAGCGTCGACGAAATCATCGACGGCATCGGCCGCGGTTTCGACCATCTCAAGCATGGCATCGACGCGGTGACCGGCATGGCGCACGACGGCGTCGCCCGCAGCGGCGAGGCGATGGCGACGCTGGAAGGCATCGCCGCTGCCGCGCGCGACAGTGAAAGCGCGGTGGCCGAGATCGCCGCGCGCGCCACCGCCGGGGCCCAGACCGGCGGCGTGGTGGTCGAGGCGATGACCGGCGTCGACAGCCTGGCGCGCATGCTCGACGACCGCATCACCCTCTGCAACGACGGCCTGCGCGGGCTGATGCTCAAGCTGGTCGACATGAAGGCGCTGGCCGGCCGGCTGGAGGTGCAGCACGACGCGC encodes:
- a CDS encoding universal stress protein is translated as MYQHIFVPLDGSAISAALTRQALDFAAAVGARVTFFHAVADFGATDAGALERSLDPAAFAQRLADEARAVLEPAEQAGAAAGIPWRALWAVSDHPHQAILQQAEKLGADLIFIASHGRSGLQRLVLGSETARLLAEARLPVLVARVAQD
- a CDS encoding methyl-accepting chemotaxis protein, which gives rise to MAGGTGGRAAQASLLLAGLTATGLGGAVGGSAGWAAVALGVVCALAALWMAWNAHRRVGGAVDAIRALLEDPQAIADPAASVARLNELLADKVGYATRMGGLARELAAFSGSQVSTFTEVVDATDRQAALAREAVGSVVAMAGAADDVAAGAAHLVGLATQVSSHAANGGERVARVAAGVKELAEVVAGVGREFDGLRGQVARIGEIVRIIQEIAGQTNLLALNAAIEAARAGEQGRGFAVVADEVRKLAERTATATVSVDEIIDGIGRGFDHLKHGIDAVTGMAHDGVARSGEAMATLEGIAAAARDSESAVAEIAARATAGAQTGGVVVEAMTGVDSLARMLDDRITLCNDGLRGLMLKLVDMKALAGRLEVQHDALGAVLDAIEETRVNNIMVLNARTPEQALPHIERIEVLDGEMDIQLARLDAAALALPLRTLRDRLAAYRRVRDDALAHARRGDLEQTRKLAPAQVRPAYQAVKEAYAALAAAA